From one Staphylococcus kloosii genomic stretch:
- the larC gene encoding nickel pincer cofactor biosynthesis protein LarC, which yields MSQAIYLDCHAGIAGDMILAGLIDLGANPNYITEELSKLPLDTFDLSFNHVNKQGINAQHLSINIEESHHHRTAQHIFSMIENSTLPQRVKSRSTAIFNVIAEAEAKIHGMTVADVHFHEVGAMDSIIDIIGSCLALEDLNVDNIYCSPIPTGHGKVNIAHGLYPVPAPATAEILKGIPLVSLDVASEMTTPTGAGFAKSLATQFGPLPPCTMTEIGYGAGTKDFDFPNVLRIIQFEENQNTQDYVQVLETQLDDMPAEMLGHIIENALSQGALDVYYTPITMKKSRPAVQLSVICPLSKASFFENYILRQTSSLGVRSYSVRRTILDRDFTTINTDYGKVSIKLGILNGEVIKAKPEFSDLQAIADRTQLPLQQIYHHVMSQIDNLN from the coding sequence ATGTCACAAGCCATTTATTTAGATTGCCACGCAGGCATAGCTGGCGATATGATTTTAGCAGGATTAATCGATTTAGGAGCTAATCCAAATTACATCACAGAAGAATTATCTAAATTACCACTAGATACATTCGATTTATCTTTTAATCATGTAAATAAACAAGGTATTAATGCTCAGCATTTATCAATTAATATAGAAGAAAGTCATCACCATCGTACTGCGCAACACATTTTTAGCATGATTGAAAATAGTACATTACCCCAACGTGTGAAATCACGCAGTACTGCTATTTTTAACGTTATCGCCGAAGCTGAGGCTAAAATACATGGCATGACCGTTGCCGATGTTCACTTTCATGAAGTTGGCGCAATGGATTCAATTATCGATATTATCGGTAGTTGCTTAGCGCTTGAAGATTTAAATGTTGATAATATTTATTGTTCTCCTATTCCAACCGGACACGGCAAAGTTAATATTGCACACGGACTTTATCCCGTTCCAGCACCTGCCACAGCTGAAATCTTAAAGGGCATACCGCTCGTTTCATTAGACGTAGCTAGTGAAATGACCACGCCGACAGGAGCAGGATTTGCTAAAAGTTTAGCTACTCAATTTGGCCCGCTACCACCATGCACGATGACTGAAATTGGATATGGGGCTGGCACAAAAGACTTTGATTTTCCGAACGTCTTACGTATTATTCAATTTGAAGAAAACCAAAATACGCAAGATTACGTGCAAGTACTAGAAACACAATTAGATGATATGCCTGCCGAAATGCTTGGACATATTATTGAAAACGCACTCTCTCAAGGTGCCCTCGATGTTTACTACACGCCGATTACGATGAAAAAAAGCAGACCGGCAGTACAACTTTCTGTGATTTGTCCATTATCAAAGGCAAGCTTTTTTGAAAATTACATATTACGCCAAACAAGTTCTTTAGGCGTTAGAAGCTATAGCGTACGCAGAACGATTTTAGACCGCGATTTTACAACGATTAATACGGATTATGGTAAAGTATCGATTAAATTAGGAATATTAAATGGCGAAGTTATAAAAGCCAAACCTGAATTTAGTGATCTACAAGCTATTGCTGATAGAACACAATTACCGTTACAACAAATTTACCATCATGTAATGAGCCAGATAGATAATTTAAATTAA
- the larB gene encoding nickel pincer cofactor biosynthesis protein LarB yields the protein MSDSNNDIEEILTKVQQNELSIAAAQDKLKHYDDLGFAKIDLHRPQRQGFPEVVFGEGKTPEQIVSIINSLNHSNQTILVTRIDDAKANHIMSIYPNLEHHPTAQIVCSPIANIKKSNYAASIISAGTSDIHIAEEAAITAEVMGVTVKRFYDVGVSGIHRLFENIDDIRESKVSVVVAGMEGALCSVISGLVNHPVYAIPTSIGYGANLAGVSTLLSMINSCAPGTSVLNIDNGFGGGYNAAQVINMLETN from the coding sequence ATGTCAGACAGTAATAACGATATTGAAGAAATACTAACTAAGGTACAACAAAATGAGCTATCTATCGCAGCTGCTCAGGATAAACTAAAACATTATGATGATTTGGGTTTTGCTAAAATTGATTTACATCGCCCCCAAAGACAAGGTTTCCCAGAAGTTGTTTTTGGTGAGGGCAAGACCCCTGAACAAATCGTTTCGATTATTAATAGTTTAAACCATAGTAATCAGACAATATTAGTAACACGTATTGACGATGCTAAGGCTAACCACATAATGTCTATATATCCTAATTTAGAACATCATCCTACTGCACAAATCGTTTGTTCGCCTATCGCTAACATTAAAAAATCTAACTATGCTGCTTCTATTATTAGTGCTGGTACTTCAGACATCCATATTGCAGAAGAAGCAGCAATAACAGCTGAAGTTATGGGCGTTACTGTCAAACGCTTTTACGATGTTGGCGTCTCAGGCATCCATCGTCTATTTGAGAATATAGATGACATTAGAGAGAGTAAAGTTTCAGTAGTCGTTGCAGGCATGGAGGGCGCATTATGTAGCGTAATCTCAGGATTAGTGAATCATCCTGTTTATGCTATTCCAACGAGCATTGGCTATGGCGCTAATTTAGCAGGTGTCAGTACCCTGTTATCAATGATTAATTCGTGTGCTCCTGGGACAAGCGTATTAAATATTGATAATGGCTTTGGCGGTGGTTATAATGCAGCTCAAGTCATCAACATGCTCGAAACAAACTAG
- the larE gene encoding ATP-dependent sacrificial sulfur transferase LarE encodes MLTLKEKEQQLEKTLKEMKKVVVAFSGGVDSTLVLKKAIDVLGENNVIGVVVESELFRSEEFDQAVNLGHQMGAHILKTKILELEDRHIVQNTPKSWYYSKLLLYKKLESVKEAYHFNHVLDGMIMDDNEDFRPGLQARDELGVRSILQEVELFKEDVRQLSKQLDLPVWNKPALCSLASRVPYGETLDETKINKINEAEKFILSLDITNVRVRYHNNIARIEVAEDDIAQLVQQRRQIIEHLKTLDFDYVTIDLEGYRTGSMNEVLTAEATN; translated from the coding sequence ATGTTGACATTAAAAGAAAAAGAACAACAACTCGAAAAAACTTTAAAAGAAATGAAGAAAGTCGTTGTAGCATTTTCAGGTGGCGTTGATAGTACGCTAGTATTAAAAAAGGCGATTGACGTATTAGGAGAAAACAACGTTATTGGTGTCGTTGTAGAGTCTGAATTATTTAGAAGCGAAGAATTCGATCAAGCTGTTAACTTAGGACATCAAATGGGTGCGCATATTCTTAAAACTAAAATTTTAGAATTAGAAGACCGTCACATTGTTCAAAACACTCCAAAAAGTTGGTACTACAGCAAACTATTATTATATAAAAAATTAGAAAGTGTTAAAGAAGCCTATCACTTTAATCATGTGTTAGACGGTATGATTATGGATGACAATGAAGACTTCCGTCCTGGATTACAAGCACGCGATGAACTAGGTGTTAGAAGTATTTTACAAGAAGTTGAATTATTTAAAGAAGATGTACGTCAATTAAGTAAGCAATTAGACTTACCAGTATGGAACAAACCTGCCCTATGTAGTTTGGCCTCTCGTGTGCCTTATGGCGAAACTTTAGACGAAACGAAAATTAACAAAATTAACGAAGCTGAAAAGTTTATTTTAAGTTTAGATATTACTAACGTTCGTGTACGTTACCACAATAATATTGCTCGTATAGAAGTAGCTGAAGATGATATCGCCCAATTAGTACAACAGCGTAGACAAATTATAGAGCATTTAAAAACACTAGATTTCGACTATGTAACTATAGATCTTGAAGGTTACCGTACAGGAAGTATGAATGAAGTACTTACAGCTGAAGCAACAAATTAA
- the larA gene encoding nickel-dependent lactate racemase, translating into MKTEILYGKSNIEIEVPDSSTLIEPQDIEPLDNDVAAINSALENPIGTPPLKEMVKSDDTVSIVISDITRPTPNHILVPCILNALPHVPRENFVIINGTGTHRDQTREELIQMLGEDIVDTVKIVHNHCHDKDSLVKVGHSEYGCDVYLNKDYVESDFKIVTGFIEPHFFAGFSGGPKGIMPGIAGIETIMTFHNARMIGDIRSTWGNMEDNPLQNMTREINAMCKPDFMLNVALNKNKLITQVFAGELYEAHDVGCAYVKEHAMFRCDDRFDVVIASNSGYPLDQNLYQTVKGMSAAHKIVKEGGAIIMVSECADGLPDHGKFADIFKRAKSPQALLDMIHDPDFAEMDQWQVQKQASIQVFANVYVYSKLTDQQLEEAMLNPTSNIEETLKSLEKSYGRPLTIGVMPQGPLTIPYVES; encoded by the coding sequence TTGAAAACAGAAATTTTATACGGTAAATCAAATATCGAGATTGAAGTTCCAGATAGTAGTACGTTAATAGAGCCACAAGACATTGAGCCACTAGATAATGATGTAGCCGCAATAAATTCTGCATTAGAAAACCCTATAGGCACGCCACCATTAAAGGAAATGGTTAAATCGGATGATACTGTATCTATCGTCATTAGTGACATTACCCGTCCTACACCAAACCATATTTTAGTACCTTGTATTTTAAATGCACTACCTCATGTACCTCGCGAAAATTTTGTCATTATCAATGGTACAGGTACACATAGAGACCAGACTCGTGAGGAATTGATTCAAATGTTGGGTGAAGATATCGTAGATACAGTTAAAATTGTGCATAATCATTGTCACGATAAAGATTCCTTAGTAAAAGTCGGTCACAGTGAATATGGTTGCGACGTCTATTTAAATAAAGATTACGTCGAATCAGATTTTAAAATCGTTACTGGCTTTATAGAGCCACATTTCTTCGCTGGTTTTTCAGGTGGTCCTAAAGGCATTATGCCGGGAATTGCAGGCATTGAAACAATAATGACGTTCCATAATGCACGCATGATCGGTGACATACGGTCGACTTGGGGAAATATGGAAGATAATCCATTGCAAAATATGACGCGGGAAATCAACGCCATGTGTAAGCCAGACTTTATGCTCAACGTAGCATTAAACAAAAACAAACTAATTACACAAGTCTTTGCAGGCGAATTATATGAGGCGCATGATGTTGGATGTGCCTATGTAAAAGAACATGCCATGTTCCGATGCGATGACCGCTTCGATGTTGTTATAGCTTCTAACTCAGGTTATCCACTTGACCAAAATTTATATCAAACAGTAAAAGGCATGAGCGCTGCACATAAGATCGTTAAAGAAGGCGGCGCCATCATAATGGTTTCCGAATGTGCTGACGGTTTACCTGATCACGGCAAATTCGCCGACATATTTAAACGCGCTAAATCACCACAAGCACTATTAGATATGATTCATGATCCCGATTTTGCAGAAATGGATCAATGGCAAGTACAAAAACAAGCTAGCATCCAAGTATTTGCGAACGTCTATGTATATTCCAAACTAACTGACCAACAATTAGAAGAAGCTATGTTAAACCCTACATCAAATATAGAAGAAACACTCAAATCATTAGAAAAATCATATGGTAGACCTTTAACTATAGGCGTTATGCCACAAGGTCCATTAACAATACCTTACGTTGAATCTTAA
- the coaA gene encoding type I pantothenate kinase produces MEFSKKQWQNIDSSVDINLEDLDFESLLSLNDYATKQEIKALYFPLIEMLSEKTRRHKEYINYIQQKIVDRKRTIPFVIGVSGGVAAGKSTVARLLAELLSKHNPDWKVDLITTDGYILPKKELLAQDIMSKKGFPESYESNTLIQHLKSIKDGEKVPTYTYSHLTYDRLKDDFHYVDQPDILIIEGVNIFQVYGHTEQLVSDYIDYKIFLDVSLDLMKSWYIQRFLKLQESAFQKPESHFYQYKNLSRDEAIKLATQLWTDINEPNVINNIYPTKSRADLILHKAENHTIDNLIFNQF; encoded by the coding sequence GTGGAATTTTCAAAAAAGCAGTGGCAAAATATAGATAGCTCAGTAGATATAAATTTGGAAGATCTCGATTTTGAAAGTTTATTAAGTTTAAATGACTATGCTACCAAACAAGAAATTAAAGCATTGTACTTTCCTTTAATAGAGATGTTAAGTGAAAAAACGCGTAGACATAAAGAATATATTAACTATATTCAACAAAAAATAGTAGATCGTAAACGTACGATACCATTTGTTATTGGTGTATCTGGTGGTGTAGCTGCGGGTAAAAGCACTGTTGCACGTTTATTAGCTGAATTGTTAAGTAAACATAATCCAGATTGGAAAGTTGATTTAATAACGACTGATGGCTATATTTTGCCGAAGAAAGAACTGTTGGCACAAGATATTATGTCAAAAAAAGGTTTTCCTGAAAGCTATGAATCCAACACATTGATTCAACATTTAAAAAGTATAAAAGATGGTGAGAAAGTTCCGACCTATACGTACTCACATTTAACATATGATCGTTTGAAAGATGATTTTCATTATGTGGATCAACCAGATATTCTAATCATCGAAGGGGTAAATATATTCCAAGTATATGGACATACAGAACAATTAGTAAGTGATTATATTGATTATAAAATATTCTTAGACGTTTCATTAGATTTAATGAAATCATGGTATATTCAAAGATTTTTAAAATTACAAGAAAGTGCCTTTCAAAAACCAGAGTCTCATTTTTATCAGTATAAAAATTTATCACGAGACGAAGCAATTAAATTAGCGACACAATTATGGACTGATATTAATGAACCTAATGTGATTAATAATATTTACCCAACTAAAAGCAGAGCGGATTTAATATTGCATA